TGGCGTAATCCTGCTTGGGCTTGGCCAAGGTGGTTGTTTCAGCATGGCACTTCCACTGATTGTGCTGCGTAGTGCCAACTCGCAACTGGCAGGTCAACTCTCCAGCATGGCTCAAGGTATCGGATACAGCCTCGCTGCAACAGGGCCACTCTTGGTAGGTATCCTGCTTGAGTACACGAGCGGCTTAACAGTCCTGACCAGTGTACTGCTTGCTTTCGTTGCCGTCGCGATGGCCTGCGCCTTGCTGGCGGGTCGTCGATGTCAGTTAGATATTGATGGGCAGGGCCAACTGATCACAACAGAGTTCTGAGGCTCCCCGTCCTAAGCACTTGCGCGTAAGGTCAGAGGTACTCCGGCAGCACGGGCCATGGACATCTAGACCGTTAATTAGAAAGCCGGCACGGTTTAGACTGCTTTTCGCCGTGCTTTGAAGCTTCTATATGCTTAGCGTATGGTCCTCGCCTTGTAAGTATTGCTCACCACACTTTTGCGTTTGGTGGCTGGACCGGTAAGTTGAGGAGCAAGGACGAAAGTGTTTTCCCATGACCATCGAGGTTCAACGCGCCATTCACCCCGCCCTGCAGTGCATCGTCAATGACTAAGTTCACACCACCAAGCAGTGGCAAAGGGTAACGCTTTACTCGCAGGTCGCCACGGTGTGCGAATAGCTCGGCCACCTTGGCTTCGGTAACTTGGTCCAGCAACCAGTTATAATGGTGTGGTTCGTAGGCAAAAACACATAGACTCAGTCTGTCTCCCTTATCACCAGCTCTGGCATGAGCGTAACCATGAAGTCTTTGGTGGTTGGTGGCGCTCATATTCTACCCTCCTGGTACAACGTGATCGATGGTATGACTTGATGTCGCGGCACCAGGAAAGAAGCCGTCTTTAGACGGCGAGTATGATGCCGGCGTACCCCGCCACCGCCCGCAGGACCGCAGCAGTACAAGGCCAACAGCTCTTGGGTCGCGAGCTCCACCACCTCAGCCCGGACATGCTCGACGGCTAGACGCAGCCGGACATCCTCACATAAGGCATTTAACGGTGGCTTATAATTCTGGCAGTCTCCACTAAACACGCTTGACACGCCGATCAGATCGAAACGTGAGCGAAGCCCATCAGGGCAACGCAAGGCCAGTCGTTCTCGCAGAGTATCCCGTGCCAAAGTGGCACGCGCTACGGCATTGGGCCCTGCATAGGAGATTTCAGCTTCTCCCTGATAGCCATCGAGAAAGCTAATGGTGGTTTTCAGATGCTCAGGTGCTGGTTTGCCACGAACGCCACTCACCGCTACCCGATCATGCCCTACCTGGCGCACCTCGACATGAGTCAGATCAAGCACGACATCCGGGGTCACATACGCGCTGGGGTCGTGGATTTCGTACAGCAACTGCTCTTTGACCGTTTGCTCTGTCACTAGTCCGCCCGTACCTGGGGGTTTAGTTACCACCAGGCCCCCATCTCGCTCTACCTCGACGATGGGATAGCCTAGCTGTGCCATGCCGGCTACATCCTTGACACCGGGATCGGCGAAGTAGCCGCCAGTGACCTGCGCCCCACACTCTATCAGGTGGCCTGCTAGGGTTCCTGCGGCCAGCCTATCCCAGTCATCTTCAGCCCAACCGTGATGATATCGAAGCGGTGCCAATGCTAGGGCTGGATCAGCCACTCGCCCGGTAATCACTACTTGAGCACGCTGGGCGAGGGCCTCCACGAGAGCATCAGAGCCCAGATAGACATTCGCGGCGACTACTTCATCTCGATTCGGTAACTCTCGTCTCTCTCCCTCCCAAGGCTGCCAGTCAAGAACGTGTATCTGTTCTCGAACATCATCTCCAAGAATTACCGCGATACGCGCATCGGAAATTCCTCCCCCTCCCCGGTTGACCAACTGAGATATGCGGCGTCGAGCAGCATCAGGATTTGCCGCGCCAAAATTACCCAGCACAGTTACGCCATGACGCAAGCATTCGCCAAGAATAGGTGAAAGGAATGCATCCAGCAGCGGCTCATCGCCGCTCTCTGGATCTCGCAAACGGGCCAGCTGGGCCGCGGCTAGCGTGCGCTCTCCAAGGGTCTCGAACATAAGCGCACGAGGCGCATCATAGCCTAGCAGCGCCTCCACCAAAGGCACGGCGGCATCGGTACGGTCACCGGAAAATCCAGCGCCACAGCCTACTACAACTGTCATGACGCATGCTCCCCGGTTGGAGGTGTCAGTCCCAAAAACGCCCTTGCCTGTGCGGCATCCATGAGAGGACGGCGACTTTCGACCTCAATCCTAGAGCGTGCCAGTTGCACCAGTTCCGCATTGTTCTCCACCCGCGTGCCATCCGGTCGCCACAAGTTATTCTCGAAGCCCACCCGAGCATGCCCGCCAAGACGAGCCGTCAATCCCATGCACTCCGTCTCCGTCGGGCCGAAGGCACATACCGCCCAGCGATCACTTGGGCTCAGTTGCTGCATAAATTCTGGTAAACGTTCAGGATTCGCCACCGGGGGAGTCTCGTAACGTCCCAGCACGAACAACAGGAAGGCACTCTCCAACGGCAGCACACCGTTATCACGGAGTCGATTAAAATCCACTAGATCCTCGGGAGAATATAAGATGTATTGAATGCTACAGCCGCTCGCCTGGAGGTGCCTGCAGAGCTCACCACTAGCCGCGATCTCTTTCGTTTCACCAAACAACTCGCGCAATGCAAGAGAGACGGCTTCCGGTTGAAGCTCTGCCATCATTTGCCGCTGGGCTTCGGGGCCATAACGCCCCGCGGCCTCGCTAGTCACCTGAAGCACCAACTCCTCACCTACAGACTCTTGGATCGCGGACAGCGCCTCCCGATACACTCCTACATCAAGCAGATGGCGCCCATCGGGCTCTCGGACGTGCAAATGCATCATTGCCGCACCGGCATCTCGACAGGCCACCGCATCCTTAGCCAAAGCCTCTGGCGTTAAAGGGATGGCAGGATGATCAGCATGGATTCGGCGTGCCCCGTTTGGAGCCACCGCAAGCAAGCAAGGGGTTGTCATGCTTTCACCTCTCGGGTGCCAGTGGCGACGCCCATCGACTGCTGCAGTATTACCAGCTGTGAATCCCGATTCGCAAAGAGCTCTGCTAATGACTGACCTTGGGTCGCCTGATCCACCCCATCCACTATTCTGGTTTTAAGCGCTTCATCCATGACAGGAACACCTAGGCTCGACCACCGATATTGTTGGCTGGGCCCGAGATGCTCCAAGTAGTGCTTTATGCCGCCTTGACCTCCGCCTAGATGATAAGTCAAGAAGGGCCCTTGGATTGCCCAGCGCATGCCTGGCCCCGCTGTCACTGCCTTGTCGATGTCTTCCACACTTGCCACCCCCTCCTGAAGCAAATACAGGGCTTCTCGCCAGAGCGCAGAGGACAGTCTATTGGCAATATGTCCCACCATTTCCTTGCGCATCACCACGGGTTGCTTGCCTATCCCGCGATAAAAGGCAATCAGATTTTCCACTACATCGGGGTCAGTGCCATATAGCTCCACCAGTGGTACTAGGTGGGGCGGGTTGAAAGGATGAGCGATGGCGATTCTCGAGGAAGCTGGCGCCCCAAGTGCGATATCGGAATGCTTAAGTGAGGAGGTGCTACTCACCACTAAGGCCGAGTCAGGTGCAAGGCGCTGTATCTCAGCAAGCAGCTCTCGCTTGAGTTCAGCAGACTCCGGGGCATTCTCCACCACTAGCTCAGCCTGTTCGACTGTATCAGCCAGAGTTTCACACACCTGAGGTTGACGCGGGTCTACGCCCAATGTGGCCATATCGGCCGCGACTAGATCCGAGAACGACGCCCGGACAGTTTCGTCCGGATCGAATGCACTGACCTTAAGTCCATGAGATAGAAAATAGGCGGCCCAGCTAATGCCAATAGTTCCGCAACCAATAACTGCGATATGCGTCATCGATACTTCCTGATATGTCATGTTGAAGCTCCCTGCAGCAGAGTTCGACGAGAGGCCTGCCAAGCCCAGGCATAGAGAGCGAATAACCCGATGACACCCGCCAGGCCCGGTACGGCCCCCGGCATTACTGCCAAAATACCGACGACAGACAGCATCGATGCATCTAACCAACGACGGCCAAACAGCCTGGCTCCCCCCAACACGCCGGCAAATGCCAGGACAAAGGCGAGCGCACGCAGTGCCGCCACCGTGATGTCCCAGATACCACCCATACCAATCAGCGCCGGGTAGGCAAGAATGAGGAAAGGAATGATGTAGGTCGTCGCCCCAAGCCGGACTGCATGACCTGCAACTTGCAGCCAGCCCGCTTGGGCAATGCCGGCAGCAACGAAAACGGCGATGCAAACCGGTGGAGTAATCACGGAGATCGTGGCGAAATAGAAAACAAACAGGTGTGCCACCAACGGCTCTACCCCCATGCGGGTCAGTGCCGGCGCCAAGACAGCAGCGACCAACACATAAGCCGCTGTGGTAGGGATCCCCATCCCCATGATCAAGCAGATCGCAGCGACGATAAGAGCCACCAGGAATAACTGCTCGCCAGCAACACTTACCACCAGCGTTGAAAGCGTCACCCCGATGCCCGTCAGGTTAAGCATGGCCACTAGAATCTGAGCACCTGCGAGAAGCACGCCAATGATCACCATTCCCTTTCCGGCATCCTCAAGGCCGGTCATCAGCATACGAAGCATTCGCTTGGGCGACATTCGGTCTAGGATGCCGAATGCCACGTAGCAGAGGAGCAGCAGTGAGATGCCTAGAAACGCGGCGTACTGAATCGAATATCCGTTGAGCACCCCACCAAACAAACCACCGAGGGCAGCGACAATAGGCACAATTCGCTTAAATTGAAGCACATCAGACCAACTCGGCAGTTCAGCTTCAGGCACCAGCGGTAGAGATCTGCGAAGGGCTACCAAATGTATGGTAAAGAACACCGCGATGTAGAACAGCACAGCGGGCAGCAGCGCGGCGAGAGCGATGGTCACATAGCTGATACCAAGTATCTCAGCCATGATAAAGGCGGCAGCCCCAAGTATCGGAGGGGCGATCTGGCCGCCTGTTGACGCCACCGACTCAACCCCGCCGGCGAAGGCCGGGGGATACTTCAGCCGCTTCATCATGGGAATAGTGAAGTTGCCCGTCGTGGCGACGTTGGCTACGGCACTGCCACTGACCATAGCGAACAGACTGGAGGCCACCGTAGCGATCTTGGCG
This DNA window, taken from Halomonas sp. TA22, encodes the following:
- a CDS encoding acyclic terpene utilization AtuA family protein, whose product is MTVVVGCGAGFSGDRTDAAVPLVEALLGYDAPRALMFETLGERTLAAAQLARLRDPESGDEPLLDAFLSPILGECLRHGVTVLGNFGAANPDAARRRISQLVNRGGGGISDARIAVILGDDVREQIHVLDWQPWEGERRELPNRDEVVAANVYLGSDALVEALAQRAQVVITGRVADPALALAPLRYHHGWAEDDWDRLAAGTLAGHLIECGAQVTGGYFADPGVKDVAGMAQLGYPIVEVERDGGLVVTKPPGTGGLVTEQTVKEQLLYEIHDPSAYVTPDVVLDLTHVEVRQVGHDRVAVSGVRGKPAPEHLKTTISFLDGYQGEAEISYAGPNAVARATLARDTLRERLALRCPDGLRSRFDLIGVSSVFSGDCQNYKPPLNALCEDVRLRLAVEHVRAEVVELATQELLALYCCGPAGGGGVRRHHTRRLKTASFLVPRHQVIPSITLYQEGRI
- a CDS encoding 3-keto-5-aminohexanoate cleavage protein, coding for MTTPCLLAVAPNGARRIHADHPAIPLTPEALAKDAVACRDAGAAMMHLHVREPDGRHLLDVGVYREALSAIQESVGEELVLQVTSEAAGRYGPEAQRQMMAELQPEAVSLALRELFGETKEIAASGELCRHLQASGCSIQYILYSPEDLVDFNRLRDNGVLPLESAFLLFVLGRYETPPVANPERLPEFMQQLSPSDRWAVCAFGPTETECMGLTARLGGHARVGFENNLWRPDGTRVENNAELVQLARSRIEVESRRPLMDAAQARAFLGLTPPTGEHAS
- a CDS encoding 3-hydroxyacyl-CoA dehydrogenase NAD-binding domain-containing protein, whose product is MTYQEVSMTHIAVIGCGTIGISWAAYFLSHGLKVSAFDPDETVRASFSDLVAADMATLGVDPRQPQVCETLADTVEQAELVVENAPESAELKRELLAEIQRLAPDSALVVSSTSSLKHSDIALGAPASSRIAIAHPFNPPHLVPLVELYGTDPDVVENLIAFYRGIGKQPVVMRKEMVGHIANRLSSALWREALYLLQEGVASVEDIDKAVTAGPGMRWAIQGPFLTYHLGGGQGGIKHYLEHLGPSQQYRWSSLGVPVMDEALKTRIVDGVDQATQGQSLAELFANRDSQLVILQQSMGVATGTREVKA
- a CDS encoding TRAP transporter fused permease subunit, with translation MRKTCLMLVALILGGFIFYTSAIGPFDSLVHRSVFLALVIGLGLFSFPLGSGKRWRPVGIFIDMVLAAGAIGACLYITFNAEAILTTLPWATTQDMLLAGFLVVTILEIARRAIGWVFPVMVALGIAYALFGDRLTGPLSHRGFDTAFVTETLFLGDLGIWGMLLGVAATTIAAFVLFGSLLLHTGGGQTFIDLSMRIGGRSQGGAAKIATVASSLFAMVSGSAVANVATTGNFTIPMMKRLKYPPAFAGGVESVASTGGQIAPPILGAAAFIMAEILGISYVTIALAALLPAVLFYIAVFFTIHLVALRRSLPLVPEAELPSWSDVLQFKRIVPIVAALGGLFGGVLNGYSIQYAAFLGISLLLLCYVAFGILDRMSPKRMLRMLMTGLEDAGKGMVIIGVLLAGAQILVAMLNLTGIGVTLSTLVVSVAGEQLFLVALIVAAICLIMGMGIPTTAAYVLVAAVLAPALTRMGVEPLVAHLFVFYFATISVITPPVCIAVFVAAGIAQAGWLQVAGHAVRLGATTYIIPFLILAYPALIGMGGIWDITVAALRALAFVLAFAGVLGGARLFGRRWLDASMLSVVGILAVMPGAVPGLAGVIGLFALYAWAWQASRRTLLQGAST